One window of the Enterobacter huaxiensis genome contains the following:
- a CDS encoding ABC transporter ATP-binding protein, translating into MAHYIKKPGLVLENLSAGYQKKIIVDDISLAIPQQKMTVLVGANGCGKSTLLSTLARLLQPLGGSAVLDGKAIHSQPTKAVARQLGILPQSPLLPEGLTVFELVSRGRFPWQNVMRQWSEEDERAVEEALRLTGTAEFAHHLVESLSGGQRQRCWIAMVLAQQTPYILLDEPTTYLDLRYQVEILELLHTLTRRHGRTVVVVLHDLNFAVNYGDSLVFLRQGKVEGVLHEGDACTPELIKAVFDVDVHMSVNPLTGKPFFMPFRQAVDKP; encoded by the coding sequence GTGGCTCACTACATCAAAAAGCCGGGACTGGTTCTTGAGAACCTCTCCGCGGGTTACCAGAAAAAAATCATCGTTGATGATATCTCCCTTGCGATCCCCCAGCAGAAAATGACCGTTCTGGTGGGCGCAAACGGCTGTGGAAAATCGACGCTGTTAAGTACCCTCGCGCGGCTGCTTCAGCCGCTCGGCGGCAGCGCGGTGCTGGACGGCAAAGCCATCCACTCGCAGCCAACCAAAGCGGTCGCCCGCCAGCTCGGGATCCTGCCGCAGTCTCCGCTGCTTCCAGAAGGGTTAACCGTATTTGAGCTGGTCTCGCGCGGACGTTTCCCCTGGCAGAACGTGATGCGCCAGTGGAGTGAGGAAGACGAACGGGCCGTGGAGGAGGCGTTACGCCTGACCGGGACGGCAGAGTTTGCCCATCATCTGGTTGAAAGCCTGTCCGGCGGCCAGCGCCAGCGCTGCTGGATCGCCATGGTGCTGGCGCAGCAAACGCCCTACATCCTGCTGGATGAACCCACGACGTACCTCGATCTTCGCTACCAGGTGGAGATCCTCGAACTGCTGCACACGCTGACGCGCCGGCACGGGCGCACCGTGGTGGTGGTTCTGCACGATCTCAACTTCGCCGTGAACTACGGTGATTCGCTGGTCTTTTTACGTCAGGGAAAGGTTGAGGGGGTACTGCATGAGGGCGACGCCTGCACGCCGGAGCTGATCAAAGCGGTGTTTGATGTCGACGTGCATATGTCGGTTAACCCGCTGACCGGCAAGCCGTTCTTTATGCCGTTCCGTCAGGCTGTCGACAAACCATGA
- a CDS encoding DUF1090 domain-containing protein, which translates to MKKLVSVLTVVAAVGMFASASAHAAETCAAKSAALEKEIKIAQQYGNTYKVDGLKKALAEVKAHCTNASVLADAQKDVSKLEKKLAEKRGDVAEVQADLAEAKAKGDAKKIAKYQKKLAEKQADLREIQQELSQARAELAALKK; encoded by the coding sequence ATGAAGAAATTAGTGTCCGTATTAACCGTCGTTGCTGCCGTAGGGATGTTTGCTTCAGCTTCTGCACACGCCGCTGAGACCTGTGCAGCCAAAAGCGCCGCGCTGGAAAAAGAGATTAAGATTGCCCAGCAGTATGGCAATACTTACAAAGTGGACGGCCTGAAAAAAGCTCTGGCAGAAGTCAAAGCACACTGTACCAACGCAAGCGTGCTGGCTGATGCTCAGAAAGACGTGAGCAAGCTGGAGAAGAAACTGGCTGAAAAACGTGGCGACGTTGCTGAAGTTCAGGCCGATCTGGCAGAAGCTAAAGCAAAGGGTGATGCTAAGAAGATCGCCAAGTATCAGAAAAAACTGGCAGAAAAACAGGCGGATCTGCGTGAAATCCAGCAGGAACTGAGCCAGGCTCGCGCCGAGCTGGCGGCTCTGAAGAAGTAA
- a CDS encoding DUF4354 family protein, with the protein MEKLSKILLSSLVMFSFSSVAAEDLHSKLIIQAIPSSEGTVVIEGQPKYEKTFKVVVYSKVKQPIELTGFVGCYKAFDDKGKEFDERTVQADLLGTLKEGAKEGEVSFISDDESVYNAKFVKWSSHCPHRA; encoded by the coding sequence ATGGAAAAGCTGTCTAAGATTCTTCTATCATCGCTTGTTATGTTCTCATTTTCATCAGTAGCGGCTGAAGATTTACACAGTAAATTGATTATCCAGGCTATTCCATCCTCTGAGGGGACGGTTGTGATTGAAGGTCAGCCTAAGTATGAAAAAACGTTCAAGGTCGTTGTATACAGCAAAGTTAAACAGCCGATTGAATTAACAGGTTTTGTAGGCTGCTACAAAGCCTTTGATGATAAAGGCAAGGAGTTTGATGAGCGTACGGTTCAGGCAGATCTGCTTGGAACTCTGAAAGAAGGAGCTAAAGAAGGTGAAGTCTCTTTCATCAGCGACGATGAATCTGTCTACAATGCCAAATTTGTTAAATGGTCTTCGCATTGTCCACATCGTGCCTGA
- a CDS encoding ATP-binding protein, whose translation MRILSGLLLLFVAYAVTGATTQEPLKLLSRSMEVIADPGLSASEWRWVREHRKIRLAVWLPMSPPYDITTGLNDYGGINADFIGLAADNLGVEIEVIRYQQYSDALDALRSGKADFIAQASDNQQNQGLILSHPYSPNAAVEVVNNEATQDDAVRKIAIAPGYDPQRVLKRYPNAEIIPFYSPRHALEALAFRKIDLFFCDGVTARYLVNQSNISNLRIRPLNSPFAVSGYSFAAMPKMQIWINVLNNVLAALPEGASIEIHRRWNGGIPLSLSERQPAFTSLESKWINEHKRIRVAVAEDNPPVAFFDESGQMRGIIADVLTALQLRTGFNFVIQRYSTQRAALESVNAGKADLVAGVTQGDIWRSDLLTTRTWLYNSWVMVGQAHHAPEAVNPGVLSLDGQSPEEWLRKQNGGQLEKIDTWRRGLNRILHGNGEMMAMPLIVANALLATKEYAALRILGSIDIDPMRFSFGASRQSWPLITILNKALINIPPEDLHALTRGGSAGSSFDSTGPRQIALSTALTVGMVTAFLLLVVAGYGYRRHLRYRQKMLGIITAQRQSRRLAQRVSREKSAFLATMSHEIRTPIGAILGMLELVMKRPGDTQQNRQSVQVAWDAAQALLLLIGNILDVSRIESGRLVLRPERASLRKLIEEPAMLFDGMAAQKGLAFVLERDADLQGDVLVDRSRFRQILVNLVGNAIKFTQSGQVTLRVQLDAREDGYLLLRIDVEDTGEGIDEATRERLFQPFAQGNTPNVAQGSGLGLYICHTLTTMMGGSLAIDSEPGRGTKVTVSLALPVMEGRQDVSDIRPASQHSRASLSVMIVDDNPVGRLVLSQQLSWLGHRVISADGSTSALEKLKDARPDAVITDCNMPGTSGFELAHIILGRYPEVAIFGATADARESVREKAREAGMRDCLFKPVTLSMLTDLLAPLKSTAPVPDVPQPEYDLPPELLEGENLPLFLSLQISVIDESLAQLRAWHNAPETALRETLHRLRGGIALLGVPTLVARCEEQEENPDSEGIHRLEAELEQLRAALQHWHDTGQLPCIIGYTE comes from the coding sequence ATGAGAATTCTTAGCGGGCTGCTGCTCTTATTCGTTGCTTATGCGGTAACAGGTGCGACGACGCAGGAGCCTCTTAAGCTTCTTTCACGCAGTATGGAAGTCATTGCCGATCCGGGGCTCAGCGCCAGCGAATGGCGCTGGGTGCGTGAACACCGCAAGATTCGCCTGGCCGTCTGGCTGCCAATGTCGCCGCCCTATGACATTACCACCGGGCTTAATGATTACGGCGGCATTAACGCCGATTTCATCGGCCTGGCAGCGGATAATCTTGGCGTCGAAATAGAGGTTATTCGCTATCAACAATACAGCGATGCACTGGACGCGTTACGCTCAGGAAAAGCGGATTTCATCGCTCAGGCCAGCGATAACCAGCAAAATCAGGGGCTGATACTGAGCCACCCCTACAGCCCCAACGCTGCTGTGGAAGTGGTGAATAACGAAGCCACGCAGGATGATGCGGTCAGAAAGATTGCTATCGCACCGGGCTACGATCCTCAGCGCGTTCTGAAGCGCTATCCGAATGCGGAAATCATACCGTTCTATTCCCCGCGCCACGCGCTTGAAGCACTCGCATTTCGAAAAATTGATCTTTTCTTTTGCGATGGCGTCACCGCCCGCTATCTGGTGAATCAGTCGAACATCAGCAACTTACGCATCCGGCCCCTTAACTCGCCCTTTGCCGTTTCCGGGTATTCCTTTGCGGCGATGCCAAAGATGCAAATTTGGATCAACGTGCTCAATAACGTGCTGGCCGCGCTGCCGGAAGGCGCAAGCATAGAGATCCACCGCCGCTGGAATGGCGGCATCCCGCTTTCACTAAGCGAACGGCAGCCGGCCTTTACCTCGCTGGAAAGTAAATGGATTAACGAACACAAACGTATACGGGTGGCGGTGGCGGAAGATAACCCGCCGGTCGCCTTTTTTGATGAAAGCGGCCAGATGCGCGGCATCATTGCCGATGTTCTGACCGCATTACAGCTGCGCACCGGGTTTAACTTTGTCATCCAGCGTTATTCCACGCAGCGGGCGGCGCTGGAGTCGGTTAATGCGGGTAAAGCGGATTTGGTTGCAGGCGTAACGCAGGGGGATATCTGGCGTTCTGATTTACTGACCACCCGCACCTGGCTCTATAACTCCTGGGTGATGGTCGGGCAGGCGCATCATGCTCCCGAGGCGGTGAACCCCGGCGTGCTCAGTCTGGACGGACAGTCGCCGGAAGAGTGGCTGCGCAAGCAAAACGGCGGCCAGCTGGAAAAAATCGACACCTGGCGACGCGGCTTAAACCGCATCCTTCACGGCAATGGCGAGATGATGGCGATGCCGCTGATCGTTGCCAACGCGCTGCTGGCAACAAAAGAGTATGCCGCGCTGCGTATTCTGGGGAGTATTGACATCGATCCGATGCGATTCTCGTTCGGGGCATCGCGTCAGTCCTGGCCGTTAATCACCATTTTGAATAAAGCGCTTATCAATATTCCGCCGGAGGATCTTCACGCCCTCACCCGCGGCGGGAGCGCCGGCAGTAGCTTCGACTCGACCGGGCCAAGGCAGATAGCTCTGAGCACGGCGTTAACGGTCGGCATGGTTACCGCATTCCTCCTCCTCGTCGTGGCCGGCTACGGCTATCGTCGCCACCTGCGCTACCGGCAGAAAATGCTGGGGATCATCACTGCCCAGCGTCAGTCCAGGCGTCTTGCTCAGCGCGTCAGCCGGGAAAAGAGCGCTTTTCTGGCCACCATGAGCCATGAGATCCGCACGCCAATCGGCGCGATCCTCGGGATGCTGGAACTGGTCATGAAGCGTCCTGGCGATACGCAGCAAAACCGTCAGTCGGTGCAGGTGGCCTGGGACGCAGCCCAGGCGCTCCTGCTATTGATTGGCAATATTCTTGACGTGTCGCGCATTGAGTCAGGCCGCCTGGTGCTGCGCCCCGAGCGCGCATCTCTGCGCAAACTGATTGAGGAACCCGCGATGCTGTTCGACGGTATGGCGGCTCAAAAAGGGCTGGCATTTGTACTGGAACGTGATGCCGATCTGCAGGGGGACGTGCTTGTCGATCGCAGCCGCTTCAGGCAAATTTTGGTCAACCTCGTTGGGAACGCGATCAAATTTACCCAAAGCGGCCAGGTAACGCTCCGCGTGCAGCTCGACGCACGCGAGGATGGCTATCTGCTGCTGCGTATAGACGTTGAAGATACCGGCGAAGGTATTGATGAAGCCACCCGGGAGCGGTTGTTCCAACCCTTTGCTCAGGGCAACACACCCAACGTCGCACAGGGGAGCGGTCTGGGTCTCTATATCTGCCACACACTGACAACAATGATGGGCGGCAGCTTAGCGATTGACAGCGAGCCCGGCCGCGGAACCAAGGTCACGGTGTCCCTTGCGCTGCCGGTCATGGAAGGGCGGCAGGATGTCTCTGATATACGGCCCGCCTCACAGCATTCCCGCGCTTCCCTGAGCGTGATGATTGTCGACGATAACCCCGTGGGCAGGCTGGTATTAAGCCAGCAGCTGAGCTGGCTCGGTCACCGCGTCATCAGCGCCGACGGCTCAACGTCGGCGCTGGAAAAGCTGAAGGACGCTCGCCCTGATGCGGTCATCACCGACTGTAATATGCCCGGCACGAGCGGATTTGAGCTGGCGCATATCATCCTGGGACGCTATCCCGAAGTGGCCATCTTTGGCGCGACCGCAGACGCGCGGGAGAGCGTGCGTGAAAAGGCCAGGGAGGCTGGAATGCGCGATTGTCTGTTCAAGCCGGTAACCCTCAGTATGCTCACCGACCTCCTGGCGCCCCTCAAAAGCACCGCTCCGGTTCCCGATGTACCGCAGCCGGAGTACGACCTGCCGCCAGAGCTGCTGGAGGGGGAAAACCTGCCCCTCTTTCTTTCGCTCCAGATTTCCGTCATTGATGAATCTCTCGCCCAGTTACGCGCATGGCACAACGCGCCGGAGACCGCTCTGCGCGAGACGCTGCACAGGCTGCGCGGTGGTATCGCGTTATTGGGCGTGCCAACGCTGGTAGCGCGCTGCGAAGAGCAGGAAGAGAATCCGGACAGCGAAGGCATTCACCGGCTGGAAGCTGAACTTGAGCAGCTTCGCGCCGCGCTACAGCATTGGCACGATACGGGGCAACTCCCTTGTATTATCGGCTATACAGAATGA
- a CDS encoding fimbria/pilus outer membrane usher protein has product MALLLTASAASAQEKTWVILNNAYKGSIFLDIHADRPCLTRPLLEEWGVKTFVLDKLHWDASACLTSDSATRFDLQFWYRPDANLLTLLFPEEAFNPQQNGISTSRWDDGMNALFVNYRLDVNNQRARYRWDTPGTDATLVLENGLNVGPWRVRYQNTFWREADRQYGSYSNSASVWRSITSMRSRLNIGDGYTSSNLFDSMSYRGISLASDEAMFPDSWRPYSPLINGYARSEAEITLRQNGERVYRIHVPPGPFVIRDFYPPDSQGNLELTIQESDGSERTRSIPYSIMPNLVQHKMFSYELVAGRYKPYHSVDLDKDRFWQSTLSWGVAPHTTVFGGVQQGENYASHVAGVGGNMGKWGALSADVRSARYRQQGKMFSGSAGRLRYAKTFIQTETSLNAQLQWYPRGSQYRSLEERLNRASMLAWGWDDDTTQRTREGLVELTQNFDENSSLSLSWRWLKSRSREAGSNSLTLSLDASWQEVDLSLYGSYDRYADYAPESTLGINISIPFSVGSHFTNVALVSDLASRDKNTHGINVSGSALDDYSLRYDVTAEHSEHGNDALKSSVGYQYNSGEMNVSMTRSGTQRDYHGDVSGSVLLYQEGVAFGQTLGSTAALVQVPGSAGIGFYNQFGSTTNAKGDLMVSYLTPWRVNRITVDSFSLPEGIAMDVNELETVPTDGAIVNLRFLKPEKTEVR; this is encoded by the coding sequence ATGGCGCTGTTACTTACGGCAAGTGCTGCGTCTGCTCAAGAAAAAACATGGGTTATTCTGAACAACGCCTATAAAGGCTCAATATTTCTTGATATTCATGCCGATAGACCCTGCCTGACGCGTCCTCTTCTTGAAGAGTGGGGCGTAAAAACCTTCGTTCTTGATAAGCTTCACTGGGACGCCAGCGCGTGTTTAACCTCCGACTCTGCCACCCGCTTCGATCTTCAGTTCTGGTATCGCCCGGATGCCAACCTGCTCACGCTATTATTTCCAGAAGAGGCCTTCAACCCTCAGCAAAACGGAATCAGCACCAGCCGTTGGGATGATGGGATGAACGCTCTGTTCGTGAACTACCGTCTGGACGTCAATAATCAACGTGCGCGCTACCGTTGGGATACGCCGGGCACTGACGCAACGCTGGTGCTTGAGAACGGCCTGAACGTCGGCCCCTGGCGCGTGCGCTACCAGAATACATTCTGGCGAGAAGCCGACAGGCAGTACGGCTCCTACAGTAACTCCGCCTCCGTATGGCGCAGCATTACGTCTATGCGATCGCGCCTTAACATTGGCGATGGCTATACCTCATCGAACCTGTTCGACAGCATGTCCTACCGTGGTATTTCGCTCGCCAGCGATGAGGCGATGTTCCCGGACAGCTGGCGGCCCTATTCACCGCTGATTAACGGCTATGCGCGCAGCGAAGCGGAAATCACCCTCCGTCAGAACGGCGAGCGGGTCTACCGCATCCACGTCCCGCCGGGGCCGTTTGTGATCCGTGATTTCTACCCGCCCGATTCGCAGGGCAATCTTGAGCTGACGATCCAGGAAAGCGACGGCAGCGAGCGCACGCGTTCGATTCCGTACTCGATTATGCCGAATCTGGTGCAGCATAAAATGTTCAGCTACGAGCTGGTTGCCGGACGCTATAAACCCTATCACAGCGTGGATCTGGATAAAGACCGTTTCTGGCAGAGCACGCTCTCCTGGGGCGTTGCACCGCATACCACTGTCTTTGGCGGCGTACAGCAGGGTGAGAATTACGCGAGTCATGTTGCTGGCGTGGGCGGCAATATGGGGAAATGGGGCGCTCTGTCTGCCGACGTGCGCAGCGCCCGTTACCGTCAGCAGGGAAAAATGTTCAGCGGCAGCGCTGGACGTCTGCGCTATGCAAAAACCTTTATTCAAACGGAAACCAGCCTTAATGCCCAGCTTCAATGGTATCCACGCGGCAGCCAGTATCGTTCGCTCGAGGAGCGGTTAAACCGCGCCTCGATGCTGGCCTGGGGCTGGGATGATGACACCACCCAGCGAACGCGTGAAGGCCTGGTCGAGCTGACGCAAAACTTTGACGAAAACTCGAGCCTCAGCCTTTCCTGGCGCTGGCTGAAATCCCGCAGCCGCGAGGCCGGCAGCAATAGCCTCACGCTGAGTCTTGACGCCAGCTGGCAGGAAGTCGATCTATCGCTGTACGGAAGCTACGATCGTTACGCCGACTACGCGCCGGAATCGACGCTGGGTATTAACATCAGCATACCGTTTAGCGTTGGCAGCCACTTTACCAACGTTGCGTTGGTTTCCGATCTCGCCAGCCGGGATAAGAACACGCATGGAATCAACGTCAGCGGCTCGGCGCTGGATGATTACAGCCTGCGCTATGACGTGACGGCGGAGCATAGCGAACACGGGAACGATGCGCTGAAAAGCAGTGTTGGCTATCAGTACAACAGCGGCGAAATGAACGTCAGCATGACCCGCAGCGGCACGCAGCGCGACTATCATGGCGACGTCAGCGGCAGCGTGCTGTTATACCAGGAGGGGGTTGCCTTTGGGCAAACGCTCGGGAGTACTGCGGCACTGGTTCAGGTGCCCGGTTCGGCAGGGATTGGGTTTTATAATCAATTCGGCTCAACCACTAACGCAAAAGGCGATCTCATGGTCAGTTACCTTACGCCGTGGCGGGTAAACCGCATTACGGTTGACAGCTTCAGCCTGCCCGAAGGAATAGCGATGGATGTGAATGAGCTGGAAACCGTCCCCACCGACGGCGCTATTGTGAATTTACGATTTTTGAAACCGGAAAAAACAGAGGTTCGGTAA
- a CDS encoding response regulator transcription factor, giving the protein MISILLVDDHPAICFALKVLLEKHGDMIVSTSTGENLLSQLHQQRPELLILDLELKHADGLDLLPRIKTHFPELKILVFTSQSAGIYALRTLHAGAQGFINKNMPLENVEPLCRLIMAGYQCFPEGTLFKATLVNEKSDASDALSGRFSDREIAVLNYLKQDKSNKEIADLLMLSNKTISTYKSRMLQKCGCDDLNQLISLVFREGDNENS; this is encoded by the coding sequence ATGATTTCGATTTTGCTTGTAGACGATCATCCAGCAATTTGCTTTGCATTGAAGGTGCTTCTTGAAAAGCACGGGGATATGATTGTCAGTACCTCTACGGGTGAGAATCTGCTTTCCCAGCTGCATCAACAGCGCCCGGAATTATTAATTCTGGATCTTGAGCTTAAACACGCCGATGGTCTCGACCTGTTGCCGCGTATTAAGACACACTTCCCGGAGCTTAAAATACTGGTCTTTACCAGCCAGTCCGCGGGTATATATGCACTGAGAACGTTGCACGCCGGGGCGCAGGGGTTTATCAATAAGAATATGCCGCTGGAAAACGTTGAGCCATTGTGCAGGCTCATTATGGCGGGCTATCAATGTTTTCCCGAAGGAACGCTGTTCAAAGCCACCCTGGTTAACGAAAAAAGCGATGCGTCCGACGCGCTGTCAGGACGTTTTTCGGATCGTGAAATTGCCGTTCTCAATTACCTGAAGCAGGACAAGAGCAACAAAGAGATCGCCGATCTCTTAATGCTCAGCAATAAGACCATTAGCACCTATAAATCCCGGATGCTGCAAAAATGCGGCTGCGACGATCTCAATCAGCTTATCTCACTGGTTTTCAGGGAGGGTGACAATGAGAATTCTTAG
- a CDS encoding TonB-dependent siderophore receptor, whose product MAKFTPSFAGVKGRALFSLLFMAPLVHAAAKDGETLTVTADPYASTDATSGYQPLNTSTATLTNMPMLDIPQVINTVSDKVLEDQNATTLDEALYNVSNVVQTNTLGGTQDAFVRRGFGANRDGSIMTNGLRTVLPRSFNAATERVEVLKGPASTLYGILDPGGLINVVTKRPEKTFGGSISATSTSFGGGTGQFDVTGPIEGTRLAYRLTGEYQDEDYWRNFGTERSTFIAPSLTWFGDDATVTVLYSHRDYKTPFDRGTIFDLNTKKAVDVDRKTRFDEPFNVTDGQSDLAQLNAEYRLNSQWTAKFDYSYSQDKYSDNQARVMAYDSKTGNLTRRVDATQGSTQRMHTTRADLQGNVDIAGFYNEILTGVSYENYDLLRTDMIRCKNVKDFNIYNPSYGSLGKCTTVSASDSDQTIKQESYSAYAQDALYLTDKWIAVAGLRYQYYTQYAGKGRPFNVNTDSRDDQWTPKLGLVYKLTPAVSLFANYSQTFMPQSSIASYIGDLPPETSNAYEIGAKFDLFDGITANIALFDIHKRNVLYTESVGDETVAKTAGRVRSQGVEVDLAGSLTENTNIIASYGYTDAKVLEDPDYAGKPLPNVPRHTGSLFLTYDIHNAFAGNILTLGGGGHGVSRRSATNGADYYLPGYFVADAFAAYRMKLQYPVTLQVNLKNLFDKTYYTSSIATNNLGNQIGDPREVQFTVKMEF is encoded by the coding sequence ATGGCTAAGTTCACACCTTCATTCGCCGGGGTAAAAGGGCGCGCGCTCTTTTCACTCCTGTTCATGGCGCCTCTGGTGCACGCAGCAGCAAAAGACGGTGAGACGCTTACCGTCACTGCCGATCCTTACGCTTCCACCGACGCCACCAGCGGCTATCAGCCCCTGAACACCTCCACCGCCACGCTGACCAACATGCCGATGCTGGACATCCCGCAGGTGATCAATACCGTCAGCGATAAAGTGCTGGAAGACCAAAACGCGACCACGCTCGACGAGGCGCTGTATAACGTCAGCAACGTGGTGCAGACCAACACCCTGGGCGGCACGCAGGATGCCTTCGTCCGCCGTGGCTTCGGCGCAAACCGCGACGGCTCGATCATGACCAACGGCCTGCGCACCGTGCTGCCGCGCAGCTTCAATGCCGCAACCGAGCGCGTGGAGGTGCTGAAAGGCCCGGCCTCAACGCTCTATGGCATTCTCGACCCGGGCGGCCTGATTAACGTCGTTACAAAACGCCCGGAGAAGACCTTCGGCGGCTCCATTTCTGCCACATCAACCAGCTTTGGCGGCGGTACCGGACAGTTTGACGTCACCGGTCCGATCGAAGGTACGCGTCTGGCCTATCGCCTGACGGGGGAGTATCAGGACGAGGATTACTGGCGTAATTTCGGCACCGAACGCAGCACCTTTATCGCCCCGTCTTTGACCTGGTTCGGCGATGATGCCACCGTGACCGTGCTCTATTCGCATCGCGACTATAAAACGCCGTTCGATCGCGGAACGATCTTCGATCTCAACACCAAAAAGGCCGTCGACGTCGATCGCAAAACCCGCTTTGATGAGCCGTTTAACGTGACCGACGGCCAGTCCGACCTCGCTCAGCTCAACGCTGAGTATCGCCTTAACAGCCAGTGGACCGCGAAGTTCGACTACAGCTACAGCCAGGATAAGTACAGCGATAACCAGGCGCGCGTGATGGCCTACGATTCAAAAACCGGCAACCTGACCCGCCGCGTGGATGCGACCCAGGGTTCGACCCAGCGTATGCACACAACGCGGGCAGATTTGCAGGGGAACGTGGACATCGCGGGCTTTTACAATGAGATCCTGACCGGCGTGTCGTATGAGAATTACGATCTGCTGCGTACGGACATGATCCGCTGTAAGAACGTTAAGGATTTCAACATTTACAACCCGAGCTACGGCAGCCTCGGCAAGTGCACCACCGTCTCGGCATCCGACAGCGATCAAACCATCAAGCAGGAGAGTTACTCCGCCTACGCGCAGGACGCGCTGTACCTGACCGATAAATGGATCGCCGTTGCCGGACTGCGCTACCAGTATTACACCCAGTACGCGGGCAAAGGCCGTCCGTTTAACGTCAACACCGACAGCCGCGACGACCAGTGGACGCCGAAGCTGGGCCTGGTTTACAAGCTCACGCCGGCAGTCTCCCTGTTTGCCAACTATTCCCAGACGTTTATGCCGCAGTCGTCAATTGCGAGCTACATCGGCGACCTCCCGCCAGAAACGTCGAACGCGTATGAAATAGGCGCTAAATTCGACCTGTTCGACGGCATTACAGCTAACATCGCGCTGTTTGATATTCACAAGCGCAACGTGCTGTACACCGAGAGCGTCGGTGATGAAACCGTCGCCAAAACCGCGGGCCGCGTGCGCTCGCAGGGTGTCGAAGTGGATCTTGCGGGGTCGCTGACCGAGAACACCAACATTATCGCCAGCTACGGCTATACCGATGCGAAGGTGCTGGAAGACCCGGACTACGCGGGTAAACCGCTGCCGAACGTACCGCGCCATACCGGCTCCCTGTTCCTGACCTACGATATTCACAATGCGTTTGCCGGGAATATCCTGACGCTCGGCGGCGGCGGGCACGGCGTAAGCCGCCGCTCAGCGACTAACGGTGCGGATTATTATCTGCCGGGCTATTTCGTGGCGGATGCGTTTGCAGCGTACAGGATGAAGCTGCAGTATCCGGTGACGCTGCAGGTGAACCTGAAGAACCTGTTTGATAAGACCTACTACACGTCATCTATCGCGACCAACAACCTGGGCAACCAGATTGGCGACCCGCGCGAAGTGCAGTTTACGGTGAAGATGGAGTTTTGA
- a CDS encoding FecCD family ABC transporter permease, giving the protein MMRTSVAFILFTLLLLAGAIAHLSIGARVIAPRTVIDALFHFDPRNFEHSVIVRLRLMRLCAALVTGAALGVAGVLLQSVIRNPLGEPHILGLNAGAALAVVLTSALGLSLPFGRPLIAAAGAAALFLLVLTFSSSGRTGLTPMKVTLCGVAMSGFASSITATVLILDEQTLLAMRTWLAGDLAGVIGETIASAAGAAAVGFALALWLSPSLNMLALGDRMAQGLGVSLLKTRLLALLAIALLCGAAVSVAGPIGFIGLVVPQLIRRLVSVDLRVMVPLSALCGALVLLMADIAARTLFTPYELATGVMTALVGAPVFILMASRMFK; this is encoded by the coding sequence ATGATGCGCACGTCTGTGGCCTTTATTCTCTTTACGCTGCTGCTTCTGGCAGGCGCGATTGCGCACCTGAGCATCGGGGCGCGCGTTATCGCCCCCCGGACGGTAATAGACGCATTATTCCACTTCGACCCGCGCAATTTTGAGCATAGCGTGATCGTCAGGCTGCGCTTGATGCGGCTGTGCGCCGCCCTGGTGACGGGCGCGGCGCTCGGCGTCGCGGGCGTGCTGCTGCAGTCAGTGATCCGCAACCCGCTCGGCGAGCCGCATATCCTGGGGCTGAATGCAGGGGCGGCGCTGGCGGTGGTGCTGACGAGTGCCCTCGGGCTGTCGCTGCCGTTTGGCCGCCCTCTGATAGCCGCAGCCGGCGCCGCCGCGCTTTTTTTGCTGGTGCTAACGTTCTCCTCATCCGGGCGTACCGGTCTCACGCCGATGAAGGTCACGCTGTGCGGCGTGGCGATGTCGGGGTTTGCCTCGTCGATTACCGCCACGGTGTTGATTCTGGATGAACAGACGCTGCTGGCCATGCGCACCTGGCTGGCGGGGGATCTGGCGGGAGTCATCGGCGAGACGATCGCTAGCGCCGCGGGGGCCGCTGCCGTGGGTTTTGCGCTGGCGCTCTGGCTGTCGCCGTCGCTGAACATGCTGGCGCTGGGGGACAGAATGGCGCAGGGGCTTGGCGTGTCGCTGCTGAAAACGCGCCTGCTCGCGCTGCTGGCCATTGCCCTGCTGTGCGGCGCGGCGGTTTCAGTTGCCGGACCGATCGGGTTTATCGGGCTCGTGGTGCCGCAGCTGATTCGCCGTCTGGTATCGGTGGACCTGCGCGTGATGGTGCCGCTTTCAGCCCTCTGCGGGGCGCTGGTTCTGCTGATGGCGGATATCGCCGCCCGCACGCTGTTTACGCCGTATGAGCTGGCAACCGGCGTGATGACTGCGCTGGTCGGCGCGCCGGTCTTTATCCTTATGGCGTCAAGGATGTTCAAATGA